The genomic DNA gggacccctgcccctccagcagcagccacgcCCAGCACCTAGCGAGGTAAGCCACTCGACTCGACTGAGCACGTTGCACGGCACCTCACACGTGTGACTCGCTTGGTGGTGGGCAGCCAGGCGCTGTCTGTCCCACACTTGGCGCTGACATCGCCTGCCCTGCGGCCGCTCGCCAGACCCAGACACTGCACACTGGCCAGCCCAGTGCACGGGGAGACACGATGCTGCAGACTGGTGGTTTTCAGCTGTTTTGTATTGACACAGGAAGGCTCTGGTGCACCTAACCCCCCTAGACATCAAATACTCAAACCTCGCTGCCCTGCACCTGGCCGGGTGGGGGGCTCATGACCCCCATTAAGAACCCTGCTGAagctccaacccctgcccccccccccaacaacctACAGCACTGAGCTCCCCTCCCGCCCTTGGCCCTGTCTCTCCATCCATCCGTTCACCCAGCCCAGGGACGGGGAGACCGGCTGCATCCAGCCATCCCCCGTGAGGGGCCTCATGGCTCTGCTCCCTGTGGCTCCTTGCTGAGAGCCAGGGGCCCGCAGGGCCAGCTGCCAGGTCCAGCTGTGCGGGGAAGGACCCCCCTCCCCGGCAGAGCAGCTGAGCGGAGGAGAAGGAGGCCTCGTTAGTGAGCGGGACGCTGTCCAGGTGCCGGACGGATTTACAGCCCTGGCCTTGGCCCTGGCCTCTTTCCCATGGAGCTGGGTCACTGGTTCCTCTCACGGCCCGGCAGCCCCTCCAGAGCCTCCCACCCACGGCACCAGGCGCCGGCTGCCTGGCCCAGCTCCCCCCCGAGCTGTGCATTGTCCCAGCCCCCCGGGGGCAGGGAGCGCCTGGGGCACAGAGCCCAGGCCCTGAGTTGCATAAGGAAGGAGGTGGTGAATAATCCAGAGCCCCCATGTGCAGTGTGGGGCCCTCCCCTGCCAAggagagcacagagctggggggtcAGCAGAGGGCAACACAGGCTGGAAAACCTCTGCTGTGCACAGACAGACAACTGGGCTCGTTGCCTTCCAGGGGGACAGAGAAGGGCTGTGCTACGAGGCTCTAAAACCAGGACACTCAGAGAAGGCAGATTCTGCTTTCCTGGCCCCACAGGCCAAGCCTAAGGGACTGTCAAGGACGTTCAAAGGGGGAAATTCAGAGCTGATACAAGGAAAGATTGGTTCCATGCTGCGTAATCAGCCTGTAGAACTCACTGCCCCTTGAAGTTGTTGAGGCAAGTATCTGGCAAGTTCAAAGAGGGGCTGCCCGTGGATCACAGGGCTCCCCAGCGCCGGTATAAGTAACAGTCACTGGTTGGAAGGCAGGGGTGCTGCACCATGGTGACGGTTTAAGAGCCGATTCTTCCGAGTGCTGGGAAATCCCCATGTAGTCAGCTTCGCCGGAGAATTGCTGTGCTCATGGGGCTTTGCAGGGGCTGAGAGACACTAGGCAGCATTTAATGACAGGGCTGTTGCACAACAGTGGCAGCCCAGACAGTGCCCAGACCACATGGGACAGGTACAAACACGGAAAGGCTGTAGCTCTGTTTTGCCCTGGTTCAAATGTCAATCCTGCTTGGCCCCTGCAATCACTGTGCACGGGCAGGAGGAGGGTCAgtggcgtgggggggggggtgtgctcAAGGGGCTCCCCCATAAGGCACTCACTTTAATAGCCAAATGGCTCGAAGGTCCCCATGCCCGGGGCACTGGCTTGAGACCGGCACGTGGcactgggcagtgctggggaccCCCAGTGCTCTCCAAGCCGCAGGTACAGGGAGTGTCCCAGATGCCTGTCTGCACTGCAGGCGAAGGTTGGGCTCCCAAGGCCACTGAGCTGGGTCCGAGGCTCAGTGCATCCCAGGCTGGGGTGGGCACATGGCAGGGTCAGTGCTCAGCCTGAACTCTGCCTTAAGGGCACTTTGGGGCAGCGAATTAAACCCCAGCTTCAGACCTCGAGCGGCTCCTGCTTAGAGACTGGGGGAGGCCTTCATGGGGCGGATTAGCTGCAGCTGCCACTGCGGGGTTCTGGGACCCCCCCTGCAgcgcctggcactggccaccatgAGAGCCGGGACGGTGGGCGAGGTGGCTTCCGGCTCGGATCCCATCTCCATACACTCTGGTGACCCGGCCAAGGCTACCGACTGCGTCagcaagaacagaacccaggagtcctgacgcccAGGACCGGACCGCGCTGCCCATCAAACCCAGATCGCACAACGTGGGGTCAGGGACCACAgcaagggctgggcagggcacGCTGTGATGTAGATCCCACCTCGTCTCTGGCCTGTGCCCAGCCAGGCTTCCTCCTCCCtcatctcttcccttctcttcctcttggCCTGGGAGCCTGGCTttgccctgcagggaggggatCAGTCCATCTCCTGCGGTCCCTTGCTGGCCAGGCCGGGCAACGGGGTGCTGCAGCttggcactggcagggctgtcACGGGGACAGCAGAGACCCCTAGGAGAGCTGGAGCCAGTGGGAGAAGGTGGTGCCAGCCAGGGCAGCCAGGCCCAGTGCACATGGCTGCTGGTGCCAGAGGTCTGGGAGATCAGAGACGAGGCGAGTCCCATGGGGCGCAGGCAGCCGGCTGGGCCAGCCCAGGGCTCGGCTCCATGCAGGAGGCTGCCCCGGAGCActgagctgcaggctgggaggtGTCACAGGGCTGCCCCGCCAGCCTCCGGGCTGCCCCCCTCACAGCCCGTCCTCATCCTGCTGCTGGGGACTGCGGGGGCAGCTGCAGGCATGTCAGCAACGTCCGCGCCCCAGGCTCCAGCGTAGAGGCGGGACCGCATGGGCCATTTCTGTAagacatgggggagagggggggcggGCTCAGCACTGGGGCCACATGCCTggctggaggcagagccaggggccaCGGCTGCCTGGAAGCcccaggagagagacagacaagcaggggtgggggagggcaacTACTCCTGGCCAAATCCATGGGGCCTCCTGGCTCTGCATATCCGGGAGGAGGGGGTCATTCGTGCCCCCAATTGTCTCACAGGCCCTGgccagaccccgctcccctggGAACTTCCCTCATAACAGCTCCCACCACCCCTCCAGCTCCAAATACCCGACTGCCTCCTGGAGAGCTGTGCCCAGAAGGGgcttttcctgcagctccccGGTGCATCTCTGGGCGGGGGACGTCCCCATGGAACCTGGGGGATGGGACAGATCTGCCGtgagcagagctggagctgcctgTCCCCCTCGGCTCACGGTACCACTCGAACCGAGGGGGTGCCCTGGGCCCACCGCCCTGCCAAAGGGCACAGCAGGCATGGCCCTGTGCTGGGGCGAGCCAGGGACCCTGGGTAGCCCAGGGCATGCTGGGCAGCCCAGCCTGTTACCTTCATGGGGTGCAGGAAGCTGGGCGCCCTCACCAGTGGGGCTGCCTCGGGGGGCGGCTGGCCCTGGTGCAAGGTGTGGGTCAGGTAGGCGATGTAGCTGGTGGCCAGGACGAGCACGTCCAGCTTGGAGAGCTTGGTGTCCGGCGGGACCGAGGGCAGCGCAGCCTGGAGCGCCAGGAAGGCCTGGCGCAGGGTCCGCACGCGGCTGCGCTCCCGGGCTGCGTTCTCGGGACACAGCTTCCCCGTGCTCCCTCTGGGCAGAGCACAACTGGCATGgccctggggagagagacagtgcTGAGCCCGGACGTAGCTGAAACAGCCCCGGTGTgacctgcccagcccccagcccaagAAGTGCGAGGACCACGTCTGCCCACAGAGCCTGGAGACCCCTTTGGACGCTCCACGGTCCCTCCTGGGGCCCAGATACCCCTCTGGACACCCACCGGTCCCTCCTGGGGTCCAGACACCCCTCTGGACAGCCCACGGTCTCCCCTGGGGCCCGGATATCCTGCCTGATGCCCCACAGTCACTCCTGGGGCCTGAAGACCCCTCTGGACACCCACCGGTCCCTCCTGGGGTCCAGACACCCCTCTGGACAGCCCACAGTCCCTCCTGGGGCCTGGACACCCCTCTGGAGACCCCACGGTCCCTCCTGGGGCCCGGATATCCTGCCTGATGCCCCA from Chelonoidis abingdonii isolate Lonesome George chromosome 3, CheloAbing_2.0, whole genome shotgun sequence includes the following:
- the TCF23 gene encoding transcription factor 23; this encodes MAENTFAGAEEKRMAGQGLETCSPRPASALAGRKMRGSPGTPKLPPGWRRASQREVSSSQRASNAPSDSHSAMGPLPAAGRGHASCALPRGSTGKLCPENAARERSRVRTLRQAFLALQAALPSVPPDTKLSKLDVLVLATSYIAYLTHTLHQGQPPPEAAPLVRAPSFLHPMKKWPMRSRLYAGAWGADVADMPAAAPAVPSSRMRTGCEGGSPEAGGAAL